The following are from one region of the Trichoplusia ni isolate ovarian cell line Hi5 chromosome 1, tn1, whole genome shotgun sequence genome:
- the LOC113499980 gene encoding LOW QUALITY PROTEIN: laminin subunit alpha (The sequence of the model RefSeq protein was modified relative to this genomic sequence to represent the inferred CDS: deleted 1 base in 1 codon), with protein sequence MKYNEVNLTIDLGQEFHVAYVFVKMGNSPRPGLWVLEKSTDYGKTFKPWQYFSDSPQDCERYFGKESLQPITKDDSVICSTEYSKIVPLEGGEIPISLLNYRPSANQYFNSSVLQEWTRATNVRLRLLRTKNLLGHLMSVANKDPTVTRRYFYSIKDISIGGRCMCNGHADTCEPADPATNTNILECVCQHNTCGPQCAECCPGFEQKKWRISQHWDRFVCEPCNCHNHTTECEYDPDIDAQHLSLDIYGRYEGGGVCKNCQHNTEGINCNKCKPTYYRPYGRSWNETNVCHPCNCDLHYSTGNCEEESGRCECRVEFNPPNCDSCAYGYFDYPDCKPCTCNLNGTDGQQCTPVDGLCPCKYNYAGKSCEICADGYFSPECKNCECNSVGSVSPVCDKTSGNCTCKSKYSGRTCNQCEAGYYNYPTCKHCNCDVSGTEPSICDDVSGSCICKTGFGGARCDQCLSGYYMEVSGRERTCVPCGCDPTGSTSTSCSASGKCNCLANFGGKQCDQCSPGYYKYPDCLPCYCDVSGSIGSTCDDAGQCHCKPNFDGAKCDKCKEKYYNYPACEECNCDPRGVIASFAGCGSVPAGELCQCKDRVQGRICSDCKPLFWNLQEYNPSGCEECKCYLAGTLGGLGACNTRSGQCTCKLSVGERQCDQCQDGFYKLDTNNVFGCTECDCDIGGSIDNNCDKQTGQCRCHSRVEGRRCDRPIRAHYFPTLHQFQFEVEEGYTQSGPVRYRNSDEVFPGYSWKGYVVFSMLQNEVTNRVQIGKSSLYRMVVKYANPLQDPVLATIVITPDSVVDIQQKFSVALRPTARPQLVTVAGEKGIAPAPLVMNPGSWMITIKTNKEVMIDYFVLIPETYYEATVLTKIVDKPCVVGDKTLCRDFAYPSLAGRPTADVSGLSTSVTGYIDNVEQLNELQATADSIPILTADEIQYNMKIDPPGAYILLIEYVTPVNHSLANVNEVDSNNGSYSFVPRGPISVRFQSGDEQETNAIVNLNDCPYRAPCRQAVVDDLSKIQVFNIHDANNVIYLVGDRDTFVGIKSIVAIPEADWSLDYITPRPYCLRRNGKCEPAVFAAAVDSKKVEAESGTGGDRDTVLPNLDNSTSPTVVYLAPGTEPLRVEGKVLTTGDYMVLVHYYQPVNPESSIDAVIKTEGQQFETSVPVEHCPSITGCRALLRQPDGNQHFSIADTFNITFYGNNSKGLWIDYILVVASPDFVDSALTEANTVDYTREFIEKCANNHYQINTTETGFCHDAMFSITAEYNSGALACNCDFQGSTELECDTSGGQCPCKPNVIGRACSACRTGYYGFPNCRPCHCPSTAICDDNGMCICPKNVEGENCDRCKPYTFNFDVQRGCDDCNCNPLGVIDNQLQCEADNGNCACRDNVVGRTCDHCVPGHYAFPECVQCTCDRDGTTDDVCDQNTAQCYCKRYVTGQACDVCRDEYFNLQASNPEGCTKCYCFGKTTRCTSSYLYWATIVGMGDWYLVNVDANRTLSITPRTLGPAMINDSMITADLVGDDSGQKVVYFGAPDHYLGQRLTSYGGYLTYYIQYSTGPNGRAIAAADVIIGGADGYLVHNSVEQPASDVLWTHAVRMSEDEFSTADGSPVTREQFMNTLVNITSIYIRATYWDTSVATSLLAVSLEIGDDDYEYEDYARRAASVEVCQCPKAYRGLSCELCAEGYYRLPSGFCVPCQCNGHSRECDVNTGVCLECTDNTMGDHCEQCIPGYHGDALAGTPRDCLICACPMPYVSNNFATGCDLSDNGELISCQCKPGYGGARCEFCAAGYYGVPEQIGDYCKPCNCSGNINVNDPSSCDSITGDCLKCVNNTAGTACNLCAPGFYGDAIFTKNCTACSCDEFGMERCDPSTGTCVCRAGVVGERCDRCAPDHWGLSSGRGCEPCACGLASEAAQCDLNTGQCNCSKGVTGKHCDQCAAGYWNYTKEGCDHCNCNTGYSLGFTCNALGQCECLPGVIGEKCDRCPERWVLLPNEGCLECDSCTDALLITIEDMTELLANETKDFKDKADSFFTTQRLNYISNQTKLLRPKVAELKTVDVADVTSAVKNLETNAKNLLRSAEFAATDSDKQITRAADIAADAAKTLDSVRDSSQKAKAVVTHVSELATGLELSQQPKVDSALAEARQIKDDIAEKDLAPKKLQAEGAFANATKQIERMNVFVEPVNEQAKKFHTLVNDTRDLKAKLDEMLQYTDLAQHTADSADQLNAKNRQSKFGNKVTSVTKLNTAAMKDLIDAGYDIGNGTFHTLVAGTIVVNSTAALEAIGKANQELIDRLDELENTLPELFNLTEVAGQHTSMLRYRADNLRDLAERENNNSRTQHAYTAASAYSSIVTEIGDGKKAADDAEQAVRNITDLTNELNNRVVPARDRSRSLLEAAAKAQNIVDQSLSPNLTQAQAKLEHAIKTMGSADDDNNAIQLSLPQQKPGLSLDDEIAAADRVNSTVRNTLDIMSQLGADLAASKDWAQSLPKLADEAQKMNSTVESLVKDIEKLNPSITQTYETVKTRQDDLEHRRKEADEKLLKLKELIEQARTVANRIQVGVTFDRHTTLQPRLPDTIDEMSTSTRVSVFFKTKEKDGLILYLGNPKDTMLRRTKSDDFMVIGVQNGYPYLTMDIGDSADSGREPARIGSDKYVADNRWYQVIVDRVGRNVKLSIRENQDNGSADVVHPKEAVLPGQHTIFNLDKQKSKLYVGGAPSDAKLQGVSFPAFEGQIEELMIGDTPVGLWNFVKAENLKGARQRDKLIPPHTGPQEYRFNGRSHVTMPGRGYLTPQKNQILLFFRTYAPNGLIYLVGEGKHFFSIQMQDGRVFLQVSLGNPDDLLIIGTANSYNDGKWHRLDAARILNKCSLKVDREIIKMDSAATEDSITALDTMNFGGNNKGILEVTKEGFDGCIRQISMDGVNIDLSENLESIGVAYGCQFASLVSLSGKGSYLRYVESTAGNLQLTLKFKTSRPDGRLFLYVTKTQTTAMPDSISLSLINGKLVLMSQREQLDTGLSTYNDSQWHVVTVTHNNNALRLAVDDFDHFSTDTAPAPLHIVDGVLFIGGVQPGYVVGGRVGTRTPFSGCIADASVNGRVLNLLEPFSNSSIVFGRCGTTTTTGGLSPDQAQWAATPPTDVLPTPGLPPAASEAPPKEGDEDLFSAILPVPPAEASTPAPQPPTEAATTPRATTTTAPPPTTTRRPPPKPEPGCALAYDPYYTLGDPDIGYRFGTRNDSRIEYGKLPGRQLQGFDLTVGLRTFDQHGGLVFYAAADKDPQQFLAFYMKDARLHMRFNCGGETALISSSQTYNDTEWHAVTLTRSGGHGKLAVDGDLVGETSVLCNAPALLTSPFYYGGGLRDLNPVISNNLMGFYQPFKGCLQGLQMNGQRVTDVTTRVNSLRCVDNVEEGVYFGASSNQQSNYLKLLENFKVGDEVSIAMEIRPRNSTGLLLSVHGKKDYLVLELLENEVVATVENGNGPFRASYSLGNKYSLCDGNWHKIHVVKSVYVVSVGVDGHFSKPGLGAYSSTDTRSALYVGGHERPLHKLRGVRARRGFSGCLRNLLIGDSPVRVPLTAAGRNTHVGVCPAD encoded by the exons ACTGTGACCTGCACTACTCAACGGGCAACTGTGAAGAGGAGTCAGGGCGTTGTGAATGCCGGGTTGAGTTCAACCCACCGAACTGTGACTCCTGTGCTTACGGATACTTCGACTACCCGGACTGCAAGCCTTGTACTTGCAACCTCAATGGAACAGACGGACAACAGTGCACACCAGTTGATGGACTT TGTCCATGTAAATACAACTATGCGGGTAAATCGTGCGAGATATGTGCTGATGGATACTTTTCACCTGAATGTAAAA ACTGTGAGTGCAACTCCGTGGGCTCGGTGTCGCCGGTGTGCGACAAGACGAGCGGCAACTGCACGTGTAAGAGCAAGTACAGCGGGCGGACCTGCAACCAGTGCGAGGCCGGATACTACAACTACCCTACTTGCAAAC ACTGCAATTGTGACGTAAGTGGCACGGAACCCAGCATTTGTGATGACGTCAGCGGCTCGTGCATCTGTAAAACCGGCTTTGGAGGAGCTCGTTGCGATCAATGTCTGTCTGG TTACTACATGGAGGTGTCGGGTCGCGAGCGGACGTGCGTGCCGTGCGGCTGCGATCCCACCGGCTCGACCTCCACCAGCTGCTCGGCCTCCGGCAAGTGCAACTGCCTCGCCAACTTCGGCGGCAAGCAGTGCGACCAGTGCTCGCCAGGGTATTACAAGTATCCGGATTGTTTAC CGTGTTACTGTGACGTGTCGGGTTCGATCGGGTCGACGTGTGACGACGCCGGCCAGTGCCACTGCAAGCCGAACTTCGACGGTGCCAAGTGCGACAAGTGCAAGGAGAAGTACTACAACTACCCCGCTTGCGAGGAGTGTAACTGCGATCCCAGAGGAGTCATCGCCAGCTTTGCAG GTTGCGGTTCGGTGCCGGCGGGCGAGCTCTGCCAGTGCAAGGACCGCGTGCAGGGCCGCATCTGTAGCGACTGCAAGCCGCTGTTCTGGAACCTGCAGGAGTACAACCCTTCGGGATGTGAAG AATGTAAGTGCTACCTGGCGGGCACGCTGGGCGGGCTGGGCGCGTGCAACACGCGCTCGGGCCAGTGCACGTGCAAGCTGAGCGTGGGCGAGCGCCAGTGCGATCAGTGCCAGGACGGCTTCTACAAGCTCGACACCAACAACGTCTTCGGATGTACCG AATGTGACTGCGACATCGGCGGCTCGATCGACAACAACTGCGACAAGCAGACGGGCCAGTGTCGCTGTCACTCGCGCGTGGAAGGCCGCCGCTGCGACCGGCCCATCCGCGCGCACTACTTCCCCACGCTGCACCAGTTCCAGTTCGAAGTCGAGGAGGGCTACACGCAGTCTGGCCCCGTCCGCTACAGGAACTCCGACGAGGTCTTCCCAGGGTATTCGTGGAAGGGATACGTCGTGTTCTCCATGCTACAG AATGAAGTGACGAACCGCGTGCAGATCGGCAAGTCTTCCCTGTACCGCATGGTGGTGAAGTACGCGAACCCGCTGCAGGACCCCGTGCTCGCCACCATCGTCATCACGCCCGACAGCGTCGTCGATATACAGCAGAA GTTCAGCGTAGCGCTCCGGCCCACCGCGCGGCCGCAGCTGGTGACCGTGGCGGGAGAGAAGGGCATCGCCCCGGCGCCGCTCGTCATGAACCCCGGCAGCTGGATGATCACCATCAAGACCAACAAGGAAGTCATGATT gATTACTTCGTCCTTATCCCGGAGACATACTACGAGGCGACGGTGCTGACTAAAATCGTGGACAAGCCGTGCGTGGTTGGCGACAAGACGCTGTGCCGCGACTTCGCCTATCCCAGCCTCGCGGGCAGGCCCACCGCTGATGTTAGTGGGCTTAGCACCTCGGTCACCGGCTACATCGATAATGTTGAG CAACTGAACGAGCTGCAAGCGACAGCGGACTCCATCCCGATCCTCACAGCCGACGAGATCCAGTACAACATGAAGATAGACCCGCCCGGGGCTTACATCCTGCTCATAGAATACGTGACGCCGGTCAACCACAGCCTCGCCAACGTTAACGAGGTCGACAGCAACAACGGCTCATATTCCTTCGTACCCCGCGGACCTATCAGCGTGCGTTTCCAGTCGGGAGACGAGCAGGAGACGAACGCGATTGTGAACCTTAACGACTGTCCGTACAGAGCTCCTTGCAGACAGGCTGTCGTCGATGATCTGTCCAAGATACAAGTGTTTAACATCCATGACGcgaataatgttatttatttggtg GGTGATCGCGACACATTCGTGGGCATCAAGTCCATAGTGGCCATACCGGAAGCGGACTGGAGCCTGGACTACATCACGCCGCGCCCGTACTGCCTCCGACGTAACGGGAAGTGCGAGCCCGCTGTCTTCGCCGCCGCCGTCGACTCTAAGAAG GTGGAAGCCGAGTCCGGTACGGGTGGAGACCGGGACACGGTCCTGCCGAACCTGGACAACTCGACCTCCCCCACCGTGGTGTACTTAGCACCGGGCACTGAGCCGCTGCGGGTGGAGGGCAAGGTGCTCACCACCGGGGACTACATGGTCCTCGTGCACTACTACCAACCCGTCAACCCTG AGAGCAGTATCGACGCGGTGATAAAGACAGAAGGCCAGCAGTTCGAGACCAGCGTGCCCGTCGAGCACTGCCCCTCCATCACCGGCTGCCGCGCGCTGCTGCGACAGCCCGACGGCAACCAGCACTTCTCTATAGCCGACACCTTCAACATCACCTTCTAT GGCAACAACAGCAAGGGTCTCTGGATCGACTACATCCTAGTGGTAGCGTCGCCCGACTTCGTGGACAGCGCTCTGACCGAGGCCAACACCGTCGACTACACACGCGAGTTCATCGAGAAGTGCGCCAACAACCACTACCAGATCAACACCACGGAAACTG GTTTCTGCCACGACGCGATGTTCTCGATCACCGCGGAGTACAACAGCGGCGCGCTGGCGTGCAACTGCGACTTCCAGGGCTCCACCGAGCTGGAGTGCGACACGTCCGGCGGCCAGTGCCCCTGCAAGCCCAACGTCATCGGCAGGGCCTGCAGCGCCTGCAGGACCGGCTACTATGGCTTCCCCAACTGCAGGCCTTGCCACTGCCCCTCTACTGCCATCTGTGATGATAATG GTATGTGCATCTGCCCGAAGAACGTGGAAGGCGAGAACTGTGACCGCTGCAAGCCGTATACGTTCAACTTCGATGTGCAACGCGGCTGTGACGACTGCAACTGCAACCCGCTCGGAGTGATCGACAACCAGTTGCAGTGCGAGGCCGATAACGGAAACTGCGC TTGTCGCGACAACGTGGTTGGTCGTACGTGCGACCACTGCGTGCCGGGCCACTACGCGTTCCCCGAGTGCGTGCAGTGCACGTGCGACAGAGACGGCACTACCGACGACGTCTGCGACCAGAACACCGCGCAGTGCTACTGCAAGCGATACGTTACCGGACAG GCTTGTGACGTGTGCCGCGACGAGTACTTCAACTTGCAAGCATCGAACCCGGAGGGCTGCACCAAGTGCTACTGCTTCGGCAAGACCACGCGCTGTACCAGCTCCTACCTGTACTGGGCTACG ATCGTGGGCATGGGTGACTGGTACCTGGTGAACGTGGACGCGAACCGCACGCTAAGCATAACGCCGCGCACGCTCGGCCCCGCCATGATCAACGACTCGATGATCACCGCCGACCTCGTGGGCGACGACAGCGGACAGAAAGTCGTCTATTTTGGAGCTCCCGATCATTATCTTG GCCAACGACTGACGTCATACGGAGGTTACCTGACTTACTACATTCAGTACTCGACGGGTCCCAACGGACGCGCCATCGCCGCTGCTGACGTCATCATCGGTGGAGCTGATGG ATACCTAGTCCACAACAGCGTAGAGCAGCCAGCGTCGGACGTGTTATGGACGCACGCCGTCCGCATGTCCGAGGACGAGTTCAGCACTGCGGACGGTTCGCCCGTCACTCGAGAACAGTTCATGAACACGCTCGTCAACATCACCAGCATCTACATCAGAGCTACGTACTGGGACACCTCTGTAGCTACCAG TCTATTGGCAGTATCGCTGGAGATCGGCGACGACGACTACGAGTACGAAGACTACGCGCGTCGCGCGGCCTCTGTCGAGGTGTGCCAGTGCCCGAAGGCGTATCGCGGTCTCTCGTGCGAGCTCTGCGCGGAGGGCTACTACCGGCTGCCCTCCGGCTTCTGCGTGCCCTGCCAGTGCAACGGACACTCGCGCGAGTGCGACGTCAACACTGGCGTCTGTCTC GAGTGTACGGACAACACGATGGGCGACCACTGCGAGCAGTGTATCCCCGGTTACCATGGCGACGCGCTCGCCGGCACCCCGCGTGACTGTCTCATCTGCGCCTGTCCCATGCCTTACGTCTCTAACAA TTTCGCTACGGGCTGCGACCTGAGCGACAACGGTGAGCTGATCTCGTGCCAGTGCAAGCCCGGCTACGGCGGAGCTCGCTGCGAGTTCTGCGCTGCCGGCTACTACGGCGTGCCAGAACAGATCG GTGACTACTGCAAGCCGTGCAACTGCTCGGGCAACATCAACGTGAACGACCCGAGCTCGTGCGACAGCATCACGGGCGACTGCCTCAAGTGCGTGAACAACACCGCCGGCACCGCCTGCAACCTCTGCGCGCCCGGCTTCTACGGAGATGCTATATTCACCAAGAACTGCACAG CGTGTAGCTGCGACGAGTTCGGCATGGAGCGGTGCGACCCGTCGACGGGCACGTGCGTGTGTCGCGCGGGCGTGGTGGGCGAGCGCTGCGACCGCTGCGCGCCCGACCACTGGGGGCTGAGCAGCGGCCGCGGCTGCGAGCCCTGCGCCTGCGGGCTGGCCTCCGAGGCCGCGCAGTGCGACCTCAACACCGGACAGTGCAA TTGTTCTAAGGGAGTGACGGGCAAACACTGTGACCAATGCGCGGCTGGATACTGGAACTACACTAAGGAGGGGTGCGACC aCTGTAACTGCAACACCGGCTACTCGCTCGGGTTCACGTGCAACGCGCTCGGCCAGTGCGAGTGCCTGCCCGGCGTCATCGGCGAGAAGTGCGACCGGTGTCCGGAGAG ATGGGTCCTCCTGCCGAACGAGGGTTGCCTCGAGTGCGACTCCTGCACGGACGCCTTGCTCATCACCATCGAAGACATGACCGAACTACTTGCTAACGAGACCAAGGATTTCAAG GACAAGGCAGACTCGTTCTTCACGACGCAGCGTCTGAACTACATCTCGAACCAGACGAAGCTGCTGCGCCCGAAAGTGGCCGAGCTGAAGACCGTCGACGTGGCTGACGTCACCAGCGCCGTCAAGAACCTCGAGACCAACGCCAAGAACCTGCTCAGATCT GCTGAATTCGCGGCAACAGACAGCGACAAGCAGATCACTCGCGCGGCTGACATCGCTGCCGACGCCGCGAAGACCTTGGACTCGGTGAGGGACAGCAGCCAGAAGGCCAAGGCCGTCGTCACCCATGTGTCCGAGTTGGCCACTGGTCTCGAGCTCAGCCAGCAACCGAAGGTAGACAGCGCGTTGGCTGAAGCGAGGCAGATCAAGGACGATATTGCTG AAAAGGACCTGGCTCCAAAGAAGCTGCAAGCGGAAGGCGCTTTCGCGAACGCCACCAAACAGATAGAACGCATGAACGTCTTCGTGGAGCCTGTCAACGAACAAGCAAAG AAATTCCACACGCTTGTGAACGACACGCGCGACCTCAAAGCCAAGCTGGACGAGATGCTGCAGTACACCGACCTCGCGCAACACACCGCCGACAGCGCCGACCAACTCAACGCTAAGAACAG ACAATCGAAATTCGGCAACAAAGTGACATCTGTGACGAAACTAAACACGGCGGCCATGAAGGATCTGATCGACGCCGGCTACGACATCGGCAACGGCACGTTCCACACGCTGGTGGCCGGCACCATCGTCGTCAACTCCACCGCCGCTCTTGAAGCTATCGGGAAGGCCAACCAGGAACTCATAGACAGGCTCGACGAGTTGGAGAACACGCTGCCCGAGCTCTTCAACCTGACCGAAGTGGCTGGACAGCATACTTCCATGCTGAGGTATAGG GCGGACAACCTGCGCGACCTCGCCGAGCGCGAGAACAACAACTCTCGCACGCAACACGCGTACACCGCGGCCTCGGCGTACTCCTCCATCGTGACGGAGATCGGCGACGGAAAGAAGGCTGCCGACGACGCCGAACAAGCCGTCAGGAACATCACAGACCTG ACCAACGAGTTGAACAACCGCGTGGTACCGGCGCGCGACCGCTCCAGGAGTCTCCTAGAAGCGGCCGCTAAAGCACAGAACATCGTGGACCAGTCGCTCAGCCCCAACCTCACGCAGGCGCAAGCCAAGCTCGAGCACGCCATCAAGACCATGGGATCAGCTGATGACGACAACAATGCTATACAACT ATCGCTACCTCAGCAGAAGCCGGGTCTGTCGTTAGACGACGAGATCGCGGCGGCGGACCGCGTCAACAGCACGGTGAGGAACACTCTGGACATCATGTCGCAGCTGGGCGCCGACCTCGCCGCCAGCAAGGACTGGGCGCAGTCGCTGCCCAAGCTGGCCGACGAGGCGCAGAAGATGAACTCCACTGTCGAGAGCCTGG TGAAAGATATTGAAAAGCTGAACCCGAGCATCACGCAGACGTACGAAACGGTGAAGACGCGCCAGGACGACCTCGAGCACCGCCGCAAGGAGGCCGACGAGAAACTACTCAAGCTGAAGGAACTCATCGAACAG GCCCGCACCGTAGCTAACCGCATCCAAGTGGGCGTGACGTTCGACCGTCACACGACGCTGCAACCGCGCCTGCCCGACACCATCGACGAGATGTCCACCTCCACGCGGGTCTCCGTCTTCTTCAAGACCAAGGAGAAGGACGGCCTCATCCTCTACCTCGGAAACCCCAAGGACACCATGCTCCGCCGGACCAAGTCT GATGATTTCATGGTGATAGGCGTTCAGAACGGCTACCCGTACTTGACGATGGACATCGGCGACAGCGCGGACTCGGGCCGCGAGCCGGCGCGCATCGGCAGCGACAAGTACGTCGCTGACAACCGCTGGTACCAGGTCATCGTCGACAG GGTCGGTCGCAACGTGAAGCTCTCGATCCGCGAGAACCAGGACAACGGCTCAGCGGACGTCGTGCACCCTAAGGAGGCCGTCTTACCCGGCCAGCACACGATCTTCAACCTGGACAAGCAGAAGTCTAAGTTGTACGTGGGCGGGGCGCCCTCAGACGCCAAGCTGCAGGGCGTCAGCTTCCCCGCCTTCGAAGGACAGATCGAGGAGCTCATGATCGGAGACACGCCTGTGGGACTGTGGAACTTTGTCAAGGCTGAGAACTTGAAGGGTGCGCGCCAGAG GGACAAGTTGATACCCCCGCACACGGGTCCCCAGGAGTACCGGTTCAACGGTAGGTCTCACGTGACGATGCCCGGCCGAGGTTACCTCACCCCTCAGAAGAACCAGATCCTGCTGTTCTTCAGGACGTACGCACCCAACGGTCTCATATACCTGGTGGGAGAAGGAAAGCACTTCTTCTCAATACAGATGCAAGATGGAAGGGTGTTCCTGCAG GTATCCCTGGGCAACCCCGACGACCTTCTAATCATCGGCACAGCGAACTCGTACAACGACGGCAAGTGGCACAGGCTGGACGCCGCACGTATCCTCAATAAATGCTCACTTAAAGTCGACAGAGAGATCATCAAAATGGACTCCGCTGCAACCGAGGACTCTATCACTGCCTTAGACACTATGAACTTCGGTGGAAACAACAAGGGCATCCTCGAAGTGACGAAGGAAGGCTTCGACGGCTGCATCAGACAGATCAGCATGGACGGCGTCAATATAGACCTGAGCGAGAATTTGGAGTCCATCGGAGTCGCTTATGGGTGTCAG ttcGCGTCACTAGTGTCGTTATCAGGCAAGGGCAGCTACCTGCGCTACGTGGAGAGTACTGCCGGCAACCTGCAGCTGACGCTCAAGTTCAAGACCTCTCGCCCTGACGGCCGGCTGTTCCTTTACGTCACGAAGACGCAGACCACCGCCATGCCCGACAGCATCTCGCTCTCGCTTATTAATG GTAAGCTGGTTCTGATGAGTCAGCGCGAGCAGCTGGACACTGGACTGAGCACTTACAACGACTCGCAGTGGCACGTCGTCACCGTCACGCACAACAACAACGCGCTCAGACTCGCCGTCGACGACTTCGACCACTTCAG TACGGACACGGCCCCCGCGCCGCTGCACATCGTGGACGGCGTGCTGTTCATCGGCGGCGTGCAGCCGGGCTACGTGGTGGGCGGGCGCGTGGGCACCCGCACTCCCTTCAGCGGCTGCATCGCCGACGCCAGCGTCAACGGCCGCGTGCTCAACCTGCTCGAGCCCTTCAGCAACAGCAGCATCGTGTTCGGCCGCTGCGGGACTACCACCACCACAGGCGGACTCAGCCCAG ATCAAGCACAATGGGCAGCCACACCGCCCACAGACGTGCTGCCCACTCCTGGGCTCCCACCCGCAGCCAGCGAAGCGCCACCTAAAGAAG GTGACGAGGATTTGTTCAGCGCGATCCTGCCGGTGCCACCCGCGGAGGCGAGCACGCCGGCGCCGCAGCCGCCCACAGAGGCCGCCACCACGCCCCGCGCCACCACCACCACAGCGCCACCGCCCACCAccacgcgccgcccgccgcccaaGCCCGAGCCCGGCTGCGCGCTCGCCTACGACCCCTACTACACCCTGGGAGATCCTGATATAGGATACAGATTCG GTACTCGCAACGACAGCCGCATCGAGTACGGCAAGCTCCCGGGCCGGCAGCTGCAGGGCTTCGACCTCACGGTGGGGCTGCGCACGTTCGACCAGCACGGCGGCCTCGTGTTCTACGCCGCCGCCGACAAGGACCCGCAGCAGTTCCTCGCCTTCTATATGAAGGATGCCAGG CTGCACATGAGGTTCAACTGCGGCGGCGAGACGGCGCTCATATCGTCCAGTCAGACGTACAACGACACGGAGTGGCACGCGGTCACGCTGACCCGCAGTGGCGGCCACGGCAAGCTGGCCGTGGACGGCGACCTGGTCGGGGAGACCAGCGTGTTATGCAACGCGCCCGCACTACTCACTTCACCCTTCTACTAC GGCGGGGGCCTCAGGGACCTCAACCCCGTCATCTCCAATAACCTCATG GGCTTCTACCAGCCGTTCAAGGGCTGCCTACAGGGCCTGCAGATGAACGGGCAGCGCGTGACGGACGTGACCACCCGCGTCAACTCGCTGCGCTGCGTCGACAACGTCGAGGAGGGCGTCTACTTCGGCGCCTCCAGCAACCAGCAGAGCAACTACTTGAAG CTGCTGGAGAACTTCAAAGTAGGCGACGAGGTTTCCATCGCGATGGAGATCCGTCCGCGGAACAGCACGGGGCTGCTGCTGAGCGTGCACGGCAAGAAGGACTACCTGGTGCTGGAGCTGCTGGAGAACGAGGTCGTGGCCACCGTCGAGAACGGGAACGGGCCCTTCCGCGCCAGCTACTCGCTCGGCAACAAGTACTCGCTGTGCGACGGCAACTGGCACAAGATACACG TGGTGAAGTCGGTGTACGTGGTGTCGGTGGGCGTGGACGGGCACTTCTCGAAGCCGGGCCTGGGCGCGTACTCGTCGACGGACACGCGGTCCGCGCTGTACGTGGGCGGGCACGAGCGGCCGCTGCACAAGCTGCGCGGCGTGAGGGCGCGGCGTGGCTTCTCCGGCTGCCTGCGGAACCTGCTCATCGGGGACTCGCCGGTGCGCGTGCCGCTCACGGCCGCCGGCCGCAACACACACGTCGGCGTCTGCCCCGCTGACTAA